The following nucleotide sequence is from Gymnodinialimonas phycosphaerae.
TTCGCCAGATCCTGTTCGAGCAATCGGTGACCGCGCGCGCATTTGGCAATTCGACCCTGACCGCGGGTCTTGCCGCTCTGGTCATCGCGGCGGCCTGCGTGTTGCTGGCGCGGCTGCTGTCCGGGCCGCCGGGCGTGGCGCGCGGCATCGGGCGGGGCATCGCCTTTGCCGCCGAAATCACTTACGCCATCCCCGGCCTGGTGCTGTCGGTCGCATTTATCCTTACCTTCATCCGCCCGCTTCCATGGCTGGACGTGTCGATCTACAACACGCTTGGCATCATCTTCGGGGCCTATCTCTGCGCCTTCTTCGCGGTGGCGCTGAAGCCGATATCGGCGGCCTACCTGCAACTCGACCCGGCGCTCGACGAGGCAGCAAAGGTCGCGGGCGCGGGCTATTGGCGACGGCTTTGGCGGATCACGCTGCCGCTGCTGGCGCCTGCCGCCGCATCCGGCGCAATTCTCGTTTTCCTGATCGCCTATAACGAGATCACGGTCTCGGCGCTGTTGTGGTCGACGGGGACCGAGACCATCGGCACCGCGATCTACAACTATGAGAGTGGCGGTGCCACGACGCTGGCCTCTGCGATGGCGGCGGTGACGGTAGTGGCCAAGATCGGGCTTTTGCTGGCGCTCGACATCATGGGGCGCTGGCTGCCGCGCGGCGTGGTGCCTTGGCGGCCATAGCGGCTTCGGGGAGAAGCCAGCCGCCGGTCAACCGCAGGCCGATGGCCTCGCCCGCGCGCGCCGGGCGGTTCAGGTGGACCGGCAACGGCTCGGCCAGACCCTCCACGGCAACCAACGCCTCCCACAAGCCGCCGCGATAGAGAACCGAGAGGGTGCGGCCTGCGACGGCCCCCTCTGCACCCGGATCGGTCGCCGTGATGTCAGAGGGTCGCAGCATCGCGCTGCGCGGGCCGGTCTCGGCACCGTTCAGGACGCGCAGGAAGACGCGCTGACCTGCGATCAGGGCGGTGCCTTGCGCAATTTCGACCGGCAGAACGACGCCCTGTCCGATGAAGCGCGCAATCTCCTCCGAAGCGGGACGCTCGTAGATCTCCTGCGGGGTGCCGACTTGCAGGAACCGCCCCGCCGACATGACCGCCATCCGGTCCGCCACCGCCATCGCCTCGCGCTGATCGTGGGTGATGTAGAGGGTGGTTGCGCCAGAGGCCGCGTGGAAGGCGAGCAGCTCGCGCTCCATCGCGCCGCGCAGATGCGGGTCGAGATTGGCCAGCGGCTCATCCATCAGGATCGTGCGCGCGCCTTGCGCCAGACAGCGGGCAAGGGCCACGCGCTGCCGCTGCCCGCCCGACAATTCCGCCGGACGACGGGTGGCGAACGGCTGCAACGCGACCGTGGCGAGGTGTCGGTCGGCGGCGCGGGCGGCGTCATTGCGTGAAGCGCCGGCGGTTTCAATCGGGAAGGCGACATTACCGCGGACATCAAGATGCGGCCAGAGCGCGTAGGACTGGAACACCACGCCAAACCCCCGCCCCTCGGGCGGGACGTGCAAGCCCGGGCCGCTGACCGGCTCGCCGTGCAGGCGGATGCTGCCTGCATCAGCAGTCTCCAGCCCCGCGATCAGGCGCAGAAGGGTGGATTTGCCACAACCCGATGCGCCGACGATGGCGAAGAACTCCGCCTCGGCGATGTCGATGCTGAGGCCATCCACGACGGCTTGGCCGCCAAAACGCTTTGTCAGGCCGTCGATCTGAAGGGTCATGGCGCGTCATCCATTTGTTGCCGTTGCACTGTAGGGCCCATATTTCCGAAGGCCAATTGGCGATTAGCGATTAGCGATAGCAATGGGGCAAACGAGCCGAGGAGCCGCTATTTTCAGCAATTGTTGAGCCGTTCATGACGTTGTCCGCTAATCTGCACGGGGCAGGCGAACGGTAACTGCGATAGCATCGTGATCGGACAGGATAGTGCCGTCCTCACCGACTGCCGGGACCACTTTCGGCTCGGAGGCGACAAGGCCCCGGCTGAACAACCAGTCGATCTTGCCTGGAACCCGGCCCGTTGCGCGCGCGTCGTCGGGATCGAGAAACCGTTGGGTTGGCATATGGGGTACGTTGCACGTGGTCCAATCGAAGCCAGCAGCGGCCATGGTGTCGAACATCGGCTCGTGCGGCACGACATCAGACCGCTTCTGCGGATCCTCCGGCACCCCGGCGGTCCGCTCGGCCCAGCTGCGCGTCGAAGTGTTCACATCTCCCCCGATCAGGACGGGGGCAGAGGGATCATAGTGCCCGATCAATTCGACCAGTCGCACCATCTGGCCCGCGCGATGCGCCGGATCTGAATGGCTTTCCAGATGCACGCCCACCACAGTGACCGCGACCCCGTCGAGCATCACTTGCCCGCCGATGGCGATGCGCCCGCCCACCCGCGGCTCGCCCCGGGTCCAGCCGAACCACTTGCCCTCAGCCTCCAGCCGGAAGAGGACGGGACGGCGCAGCGCCAGCCGCGACAGAATGGCGTTGCCGTGAAACCCGATATTGTTGGCTTGCTCGGCGTGATCGGCGCGTTCGCCTTCCGTCCCAAGGTCCAGCTCGACGAACTCGACACCATAGGCGTAGGTCTGCCCAATAGCCTTCGCCAATTCCGCCGTACGGTGGGTGTTGCCAGTCCGGGCCATGCCTTTGTCGATCTCGGTCATCAGGCAGACATCAGCACCCTCGCGCAGCAGGACATCGGCCGTTTGCGGCAGATGGCGCAGGCGCTCGACATTCCAGGCGACGATGCGCATGGTCCCCTGCCCGTCCGGGCCAGCGGGCGACACCGACCCAACCTCGATCTGGGCGAGGGCGGGGATGGCGTCATGGGCGGCGCGAAAGCTGGCCATGTCATCTGGGCCGTCACGCAGGCGCGCGCGCGTCTGGGCGGGCACCTCTGTCAGGGCCTGGACGGTTTGCAACACGGGGCGATGGATCCAATTGGTCATGCGTCGATGTCCCTTGGGGGTGCGACACCGGCCTCTGCCACAAGGGCGGCGACCCATCCGACATCATCGCTCGACAACGTATCAATGGCTCCAGCCGCCAGCGCGTCCTTGAGGGAAGGACGCGGATCGAGACCTGCGAGCGTGATACGCTCGATCACGGTGGGAGAATAGGCGTGGCAGCGATTGACGACACCTGCTTCGTGCAGCCGCATCGCATTCCCTGCATCCCAGACGGACAGGTCGATGCACAACTCGTCAAGTCGGGCCGAGACCGCAACCTGCACCGGGTCGCCATGGCGGGCATGGACGATACCGCCGGTCGTGATCCCCGGTATCTGGGTCTTGAGCCAGCGCAGGCTCACATGGTCGAAGGAGATCATCATGACGCGCGCCCTGTCGGCAGGGTCCTCCAGCACTTCGGCCAACCGTTTGGCATAGTGGGGCAGATTGCGGCGTTCCTTGATCTCCACCTCGAAGCCCAGATCCAGATCGCGGGCCACCGCGAGGGCCTCGGTCAGGGTCAGGACCGGCTCGCCCGCGAAGGCTGGAGCAAACCAGCCGCCCGCATCCAGCTGGCGGATCGCTTCAAGGGGGATATCGGCGACTATCCCACTCCCGTCCGTTGTCCGGTCGACGCTCAGGTCGTGCATCAGCACGATCTCGCCGTCGGCGGTCAAAACCGTGTCGATCTCGGCGGTGGTGCCACCGTGGGCACGGGTGGCAAGGAAGGCGGCGACGGTGTTTTCCGGCGCGCCGACCGAGTGGCCGCGGTGGCCACAGACATGGACAAAGCCGTTGGTTGCGAAATCCCATTGCATTGAAGTGTCCCTTCAGAGTTTGCCCATGCCCGAGGCAAGGACATCGTCGCGCAACACGCGACCAGCCAGAAAAAAGACGATGAGCATGGGCACCAGCAGGATGAAGGTCACCACGGCGGCATTCGGGAAGATAATGCCGCGCCCGCCGAGGTAGGTCCACAAGATCACCGGCAGGGTCTGCACGAAAGGCGATCCGATGATGAAGGTCTTCTCGAATTCCTCGAACGATGACACGAAGGTCAGGAGGCCGCCGGCGATGAATCCGGGCCAAGCCAGCGGGATCAGGATGTACCGCGCAATCGCGCCCGGCCCCGCCCCTAGCGTGCGGGCGGCGGCGATCAGATCGTTGGGAATGGCCTCGATCGTGGCCGCGAGGATACGGATCATCAGTGGCAGTGTTCCGACAGTCTGCACCAGAATCACGCCGGAAACGGTATAGACCAGATCGAGGCGAAAGAAGATCGCGCCGATGCCCACAGCCACGATGATACCGGGCACGATCAGGGGGGCGAGGACGAAGACCTCCACAAAGCGCTTCATCCTGAATGGCAGTTTGGCCAGCGCATAGGCTGTGGGCAACGCAAGGGTGGCCGTCAGGATCGTGACCGCGATGCCGATGCCGATGGAGAGGCCAAGCGCGCTGACGATGCTTGGATTACGCAATGCTCCGGACCAATGATTAAGTGCACGCGAGGTTGGCAGGATATCGGGCGCGAACCAGCCGACCTGTGGATCGACTAGGGACCACAGCACCGTCACCAGCAGCGGCATCCCGAGAACGACGACGAAGGCCGCGCCGAGGCCCAGGGATATCCAGCGCCCATCCGCTTTGATGAAGGGCAGACGGTGATCTTTTGCCGCGGTTTGCGGGTGCTCGATGTTCATCGTTGTTCTCCACCAAAGACGCGCCGCATCCCCCGCGTTACACGGTAATAGGCCAGCAGGACCGAAATGGATATCAGGCTGAGTACCGTGCCCATTGCCGAGACAAGACCCCAGTTGTTGCGCTCGAACGCGTTGACATACATGTGGACCGAGAGCGGCAAGGGATAGACCGGCCCCAGAAGGTTCGGCACCGCATAGGCCCCCATCCCGCCGATGAAGGTCAGCAGGAACGCCGCGGTGATACCCGGCAAGGCAAGCGGCACCTGAATGCGCCAGAAGGTGGCGAGCGGCCCGGCCCCGAGGGTGCGCGCCGCCGACAGAATGTCCCGGTTGATCGAGGCCAGCGAGCCGCCGATGATCAGCGTCATTAAGGGCACGGCCTTCCACGATGTCGCGATGATCACGCCAATGGCCCATTGATCGCGCACCAGTTTCGGCAGGTCGATGCCAACGGGGGCCAGCACCCGCGCGGCCAATCCACCGCGATCAAACATGGTCATCACGACAAAGGCCGCGACGATGCCGGGCACGACCAGCGGCACCTTGTAAAGGATGTTGAACAACCGCTGTCCCGGATGGGTGCGCGCGAGCGCCACCGCCAGCGGCAGGGACAGGGCAAGACTGGCGAGGGTGGGAACAATCGCGAGGTAGGTGGAGAACCAGAGGCCGTCACGGTAGGCCTGCGTGGTTAAGAGCGCGCGGTAATGCTCCAGCGTGAAGCCTGTCTGTGCCCCACGGGTAAAAAGACCAAAGCCCCCCAGAAACGCCAGCAGAAGCGGCAAGCCGAAGAAAAGTGCCAGATAGCCTCCGGCGGGCAGGAGGAGGATGGGGACGGCGGCGCGGTGCAAGAGGCTCATGGAAGGGCCATTAGTTCCACCTCGCCCAAGGGGTGCGGCGGCGTCCTTGTGTTAAAGCTGACGCGCTGGCCCACGGCCGGAAGGGCCACCCCGCTTCCGGTATCGCGCATCCGAATTTCCAGATCGCCAAATGCCACGCGACATTCAACGCTGGCCCCCAGAAACGTCACTGAACGGACCTCGCCGGGGCCTTCCGGG
It contains:
- a CDS encoding ABC transporter permease, whose amino-acid sequence is MVNTSAVVQAERLMSDGRTRPLVEIAMAAMIVVILILPVTALFGTALVVTYGLPLTLETATLANFRQILFEQSVTARAFGNSTLTAGLAALVIAAACVLLARLLSGPPGVARGIGRGIAFAAEITYAIPGLVLSVAFILTFIRPLPWLDVSIYNTLGIIFGAYLCAFFAVALKPISAAYLQLDPALDEAAKVAGAGYWRRLWRITLPLLAPAAASGAILVFLIAYNEITVSALLWSTGTETIGTAIYNYESGGATTLASAMAAVTVVAKIGLLLALDIMGRWLPRGVVPWRP
- a CDS encoding ABC transporter ATP-binding protein gives rise to the protein MTLQIDGLTKRFGGQAVVDGLSIDIAEAEFFAIVGASGCGKSTLLRLIAGLETADAGSIRLHGEPVSGPGLHVPPEGRGFGVVFQSYALWPHLDVRGNVAFPIETAGASRNDAARAADRHLATVALQPFATRRPAELSGGQRQRVALARCLAQGARTILMDEPLANLDPHLRGAMERELLAFHAASGATTLYITHDQREAMAVADRMAVMSAGRFLQVGTPQEIYERPASEEIARFIGQGVVLPVEIAQGTALIAGQRVFLRVLNGAETGPRSAMLRPSDITATDPGAEGAVAGRTLSVLYRGGLWEALVAVEGLAEPLPVHLNRPARAGEAIGLRLTGGWLLPEAAMAAKAPRRAAASAP
- a CDS encoding endonuclease/exonuclease/phosphatase family protein → MTNWIHRPVLQTVQALTEVPAQTRARLRDGPDDMASFRAAHDAIPALAQIEVGSVSPAGPDGQGTMRIVAWNVERLRHLPQTADVLLREGADVCLMTEIDKGMARTGNTHRTAELAKAIGQTYAYGVEFVELDLGTEGERADHAEQANNIGFHGNAILSRLALRRPVLFRLEAEGKWFGWTRGEPRVGGRIAIGGQVMLDGVAVTVVGVHLESHSDPAHRAGQMVRLVELIGHYDPSAPVLIGGDVNTSTRSWAERTAGVPEDPQKRSDVVPHEPMFDTMAAAGFDWTTCNVPHMPTQRFLDPDDARATGRVPGKIDWLFSRGLVASEPKVVPAVGEDGTILSDHDAIAVTVRLPRAD
- a CDS encoding glycerophosphodiester phosphodiesterase, producing MQWDFATNGFVHVCGHRGHSVGAPENTVAAFLATRAHGGTTAEIDTVLTADGEIVLMHDLSVDRTTDGSGIVADIPLEAIRQLDAGGWFAPAFAGEPVLTLTEALAVARDLDLGFEVEIKERRNLPHYAKRLAEVLEDPADRARVMMISFDHVSLRWLKTQIPGITTGGIVHARHGDPVQVAVSARLDELCIDLSVWDAGNAMRLHEAGVVNRCHAYSPTVIERITLAGLDPRPSLKDALAAGAIDTLSSDDVGWVAALVAEAGVAPPRDIDA
- a CDS encoding ABC transporter permease, with translation MNIEHPQTAAKDHRLPFIKADGRWISLGLGAAFVVVLGMPLLVTVLWSLVDPQVGWFAPDILPTSRALNHWSGALRNPSIVSALGLSIGIGIAVTILTATLALPTAYALAKLPFRMKRFVEVFVLAPLIVPGIIVAVGIGAIFFRLDLVYTVSGVILVQTVGTLPLMIRILAATIEAIPNDLIAAARTLGAGPGAIARYILIPLAWPGFIAGGLLTFVSSFEEFEKTFIIGSPFVQTLPVILWTYLGGRGIIFPNAAVVTFILLVPMLIVFFLAGRVLRDDVLASGMGKL
- a CDS encoding ABC transporter permease codes for the protein MSLLHRAAVPILLLPAGGYLALFFGLPLLLAFLGGFGLFTRGAQTGFTLEHYRALLTTQAYRDGLWFSTYLAIVPTLASLALSLPLAVALARTHPGQRLFNILYKVPLVVPGIVAAFVVMTMFDRGGLAARVLAPVGIDLPKLVRDQWAIGVIIATSWKAVPLMTLIIGGSLASINRDILSAARTLGAGPLATFWRIQVPLALPGITAAFLLTFIGGMGAYAVPNLLGPVYPLPLSVHMYVNAFERNNWGLVSAMGTVLSLISISVLLAYYRVTRGMRRVFGGEQR